Within the Candidatus Methylomirabilis tolerans genome, the region GCGCAAGGTATGTCTCCGGTCTCGTTCTTCAAGAAGGCGCAAGGCTTCGCGTATTACTTCGCTTGCGGAACCATAAAGCCCGCTCTCTACTTTGTTTTTCACCAGTTTTTCAAGTTGTGGCGTCAGTGAAATGTTCATTATATTATTTCCTCCTTTGACCTCCATGATAACATAGAATATCAATCCTTGTTATCCGAAAGAGAAACATGAAAAGCGCTCCGCTCCCGGAGAACCATGGGCACGAAACCGACCGCTTCGCGGAGGCTGAGCCCCACCTTAATCCTCCACTCTTATCTTAATATCTTATAGTCTCAGTGGCATAGCCTTGATAGTCGTATACCTATAAAACAATACTAAAATTAGTTAGTTATGTGGTAACGGTTGACAAATAAAATGTGAAGGTTTACAATTGCAAAAGTTAAGGTTGTCAAATAGCACAGTTGAGGTTTTCCATGACTAAATTAAGAAAACGCGGTGAAAAAATTAGAGAGTTTATTCTTGAAAATGTGGGGAGAGATCCCAAAGATATAGTAAATATTACTTGCGATACATTTACCGTTTCTCGCCAGGCGGTCAATAAACATATCCGGCAACTAATTGAGCAAAAGGCTTTAACCCGAGAGGGAAAAGCTAAAAGTGTGCGCTATTTTTTGCATCCGCAATCGGAGTGGAATGCAGCATTCTCTCTTGTTGACAATCGTGCCGAAGATGTCGTCTGGAGAAATGAAATAAAACAACAGTTAGGTCAGTTGCCGGATAATGCACTTGCGATTTGGC harbors:
- a CDS encoding type II toxin-antitoxin system ParD family antitoxin, with the translated sequence MNISLTPQLEKLVKNKVESGLYGSASEVIREALRLLEERDRRHTLR